A genome region from Nocardia sp. NBC_01730 includes the following:
- a CDS encoding ABC transporter ATP-binding protein, producing the protein MSNVIEVRDLRKQFGQVHALDGLNLEVAQGEIHGFLGPNGAGKSTTIRVLLGILRKTSGTATLLGRDPWTDAVELHRDIAYVPGDVTLWPSLTGGETIDLLARMRGGIDETRRIELIERFDLDPRKKARTYSKGNRQKVALVSAFSSYADLLLLDEPTSGLDPLMEQVFRECVAEARDRGATVLLSSHILAEVEQLCERVTIIRAGRTVESGTLESMRHLSRTSIKAELTRDPGDLGKIPGVQDVSIVGNVLHAQVESESLGELIQVLGAAGVRSLVSQPPTLEELFLRHYEADGREPQRVTA; encoded by the coding sequence ATGAGCAACGTGATCGAAGTGCGCGACCTTCGCAAGCAGTTCGGCCAGGTACATGCGCTGGATGGGCTGAATCTCGAAGTCGCCCAAGGGGAAATTCACGGCTTCCTAGGTCCGAACGGCGCGGGCAAGTCCACAACCATCCGGGTGCTGCTCGGCATTCTACGGAAAACGTCGGGGACGGCTACGCTGCTGGGCCGTGACCCGTGGACCGATGCCGTCGAACTGCATCGCGACATCGCTTATGTGCCGGGAGATGTGACGTTGTGGCCTTCGCTGACCGGCGGGGAAACCATTGATCTGCTGGCGCGGATGCGCGGCGGTATCGACGAGACACGCCGCATCGAGCTGATCGAACGCTTCGATCTCGATCCGCGGAAGAAGGCGCGCACCTACTCCAAGGGAAATCGGCAGAAGGTGGCGTTGGTTTCCGCGTTCTCGTCCTATGCCGACCTGCTCCTGCTGGATGAGCCGACATCCGGACTGGATCCGCTGATGGAACAGGTATTCCGGGAATGCGTCGCCGAAGCACGCGACCGCGGCGCCACGGTGCTGCTGTCGAGTCACATCCTGGCGGAAGTGGAACAGCTGTGCGAGCGCGTCACGATCATTCGAGCGGGTAGGACCGTCGAGAGCGGCACCCTGGAGTCGATGCGCCATCTGAGCCGCACCTCGATCAAAGCGGAACTCACCCGCGATCCTGGCGATCTCGGCAAGATCCCCGGTGTGCAGGATGTCTCGATCGTGGGCAATGTGCTGCACGCTCAGGTGGAAAGTGAAAGCCTGGGCGAGTTGATCCAGGTGTTGGGTGCGGCCGGAGTGCGCAGCCTGGTGAGTCAGCCGCCCACGCTCGAAGAGCTCTTCCTGCGACACTACGAGGCCGATGGACGCGAGCCGCAGCGGGTGACGGCATGA
- a CDS encoding TetR/AcrR family transcriptional regulator codes for MRLAPASDADLTARARIRDTAIVIFGEQGFFIGVRAIAAAAGVSPALVNHHFGSKKSLRAECDAYVLEVVRKAKSEYMRDPTPAGLLTSLAEIEEFAPLIAYIARSYQTGGELATSLFERSVSDAEQYLAEGVTAGTIRPSRDPKARARYLAMVGGGSMMLFLQLRQDADGKIDYREALRDYADEMLLPAVELYTESLLTDRMALDTLLAERERIASPDSPEENQ; via the coding sequence ATGCGTTTAGCACCAGCATCTGATGCCGACCTGACCGCACGAGCCCGGATCCGGGACACGGCGATCGTGATATTCGGTGAGCAAGGGTTTTTCATCGGGGTTCGCGCTATCGCAGCTGCCGCCGGGGTGTCGCCTGCCCTGGTGAACCACCATTTCGGGTCCAAGAAGAGCTTGCGCGCGGAGTGCGACGCGTACGTGCTCGAAGTCGTCCGCAAAGCGAAGTCGGAGTACATGCGCGACCCCACTCCGGCGGGACTGCTCACCTCGCTCGCCGAGATCGAGGAGTTCGCACCGCTGATTGCCTACATTGCACGCAGTTATCAAACCGGGGGCGAGCTTGCCACATCGTTGTTCGAGCGTTCGGTCTCCGACGCCGAGCAGTATCTGGCCGAGGGCGTGACGGCAGGCACGATACGGCCCAGCCGGGATCCGAAAGCAAGGGCTCGCTACCTGGCGATGGTCGGCGGCGGCAGCATGATGCTGTTCTTGCAGCTGCGCCAGGATGCCGACGGCAAGATCGACTATCGCGAAGCATTGCGTGACTATGCCGATGAGATGCTGCTGCCCGCGGTGGAGCTCTACACCGAGAGTCTGTTGACCGACCGGATGGCCTTGGACACCTTGCTCGCCGAGCGCGAGCGAATCGCATCCCCCGATTCACCTGAGGAGAATCAATGA
- a CDS encoding Rv2640c family ArsR-like transcriptional regulator, producing the protein MPKALPVIDMSAPVCCAPVAAGPIDDDAALHVALRLKALADPVRVKLMSLLLASPGSGENGGDLAAAVGLSESTVSHHLTQLRKAGLVSSERHGMNVIHRAHRDALAALCVVLDPNCCR; encoded by the coding sequence ATGCCCAAAGCGCTGCCCGTCATCGATATGTCCGCCCCCGTCTGCTGCGCGCCGGTAGCCGCCGGACCGATCGACGACGACGCGGCACTGCACGTCGCGCTGCGCCTGAAAGCGCTCGCCGACCCCGTCCGGGTGAAGCTGATGTCGCTGCTACTGGCCAGTCCCGGCAGCGGCGAAAACGGAGGTGATCTCGCCGCCGCGGTCGGACTGTCCGAATCCACGGTCAGCCACCACCTCACCCAACTGCGCAAAGCAGGCCTGGTCAGCTCCGAACGTCACGGCATGAACGTCATCCACCGTGCCCACCGCGACGCACTCGCGGCACTATGCGTCGTGCTCGACCCCAACTGCTGCCGCTGA
- a CDS encoding ArsI/CadI family heavy metal resistance metalloenzyme, which translates to MSRVQLALNVDDLEQAIGFYSTLFGVEPAKRKPGYANFAVAEPPLKLVLIENPGHGGSVNHLGVEVDSSEKVHAEIARLSQAGLFTEEQIATTCCFATQDKVWVTGPNAERWEVYTVLGDTEHFGTAPELTGMSDGEAVQACCGTDGRGETEPESGTGVACCAPAAR; encoded by the coding sequence ATGTCTCGTGTTCAGCTCGCTCTCAATGTGGATGATCTGGAGCAGGCGATCGGGTTCTACTCGACCTTGTTCGGTGTGGAGCCGGCCAAACGCAAGCCGGGATATGCGAATTTCGCGGTAGCCGAGCCGCCGTTGAAGCTGGTGCTCATCGAGAACCCGGGCCACGGCGGCAGCGTGAATCACCTGGGGGTGGAGGTGGATTCGTCGGAGAAGGTGCATGCCGAGATCGCGCGGTTGTCGCAGGCCGGTTTGTTCACCGAGGAGCAGATCGCGACGACGTGTTGCTTCGCGACCCAGGACAAGGTGTGGGTCACCGGCCCGAACGCGGAGCGGTGGGAGGTTTACACGGTGCTGGGCGATACCGAGCACTTCGGCACCGCCCCGGAACTGACCGGGATGAGTGACGGGGAGGCGGTGCAGGCCTGCTGCGGCACCGACGGTCGCGGCGAAACCGAGCCCGAGTCAGGGACCGGGGTCGCGTGCTGCGCGCCGGCTGCCCGGTAG
- a CDS encoding MFS transporter, which produces MSDVDTAPAAIGLPRAGRRRVLAVLCLTQISSWGILYYAFPVLSVSITRDTGWSAPVITAAFSLGQLATALTGIPVGRVLDRIGPRLVMTAGSVVAVVALLVVAVAPNLWVFYGGWVAAGAGMGAVLYPPAFAALTRWWGTDRVTALMILTLAGGLASTVFAPVTAALDERTGWRGTYLVLGVALAVLTVPAHCAGLRGPWPPAPAPAEPAHADHIGIARSPGFAALVVTLCLAAFVSFAGVFNLVALMQERGFSPSLAALALGLGGAGQVLGRIGYLPLARYTGLTVRTIVVLVALAVTTALLGVVTGVVVLIAVSIGAGLVRGIFTLIQATAITDRWGATHYGRLNGLLSAPVVIVSALAPWAGTVLSAWSGSYAHAYLILAVLGTVAAVFATQTVISSKKVPL; this is translated from the coding sequence GTGAGTGATGTCGATACCGCGCCCGCGGCAATCGGATTGCCGCGGGCGGGGCGCCGCCGGGTGCTGGCGGTGCTGTGCCTGACGCAAATCTCTAGTTGGGGGATCTTGTATTACGCGTTTCCGGTGTTGTCGGTGTCGATCACCCGCGACACCGGATGGTCGGCGCCGGTGATCACCGCGGCGTTCTCGCTCGGCCAGCTCGCGACCGCGCTCACCGGTATCCCGGTCGGGCGGGTACTGGACCGGATCGGGCCGCGGCTAGTGATGACCGCTGGTTCGGTCGTCGCGGTGGTAGCGCTGCTGGTGGTCGCGGTCGCACCGAATCTGTGGGTGTTCTACGGCGGCTGGGTGGCGGCCGGCGCCGGGATGGGGGCGGTGTTGTATCCGCCGGCGTTCGCGGCGTTGACCCGCTGGTGGGGTACCGACCGGGTGACCGCGCTGATGATCCTCACCCTTGCCGGTGGGCTGGCCAGCACCGTGTTCGCCCCGGTCACTGCTGCGCTCGATGAACGCACCGGTTGGCGCGGAACATATCTGGTGCTGGGGGTGGCGCTGGCTGTGCTGACCGTCCCGGCGCACTGTGCCGGGTTGCGTGGGCCGTGGCCGCCTGCTCCGGCTCCGGCCGAGCCCGCCCATGCCGATCACATAGGTATCGCGCGCAGCCCCGGGTTCGCCGCGTTGGTGGTGACGCTGTGCCTGGCTGCGTTCGTCAGTTTCGCGGGCGTGTTCAACCTGGTGGCGCTGATGCAGGAACGCGGCTTTTCCCCGAGTCTGGCCGCACTCGCGTTGGGGTTGGGTGGGGCCGGTCAGGTGCTGGGCCGCATCGGGTACCTGCCGTTGGCGCGGTATACCGGCCTCACCGTCCGCACGATCGTGGTTTTGGTCGCGCTCGCGGTCACCACCGCGCTGCTGGGCGTTGTCACCGGTGTCGTGGTGTTGATCGCGGTGTCGATCGGTGCCGGGCTGGTGCGGGGAATCTTCACGTTGATTCAGGCCACCGCGATCACCGATCGGTGGGGCGCGACCCATTACGGGCGCCTCAACGGGCTGCTGTCCGCGCCGGTGGTCATCGTCTCCGCGCTCGCTCCGTGGGCGGGCACCGTGTTGTCGGCGTGGTCCGGCAGCTACGCCCACGCCTATCTCATCCTGGCCGTCCTCGGCACTGTGGCGGCGGTGTTCGCCACGCAAACCGTCATTTCATCGAAGAAAGTCCCACTGTGA
- a CDS encoding flavin-containing monooxygenase, with protein MTHEYEYDSVVIGGGQSGLAAAHHLTRRGHRTAILEAAGEAAGSWPRYYDSLTLFSPARYSALPGRRFPGDPDRYPHRDEVIDYLRSYAAGLDTDIHTHTLVETVTHNGRFAVTAGTGAVFTAPRVIAATGSFRSPYLPVLPGQNEFGGQILHASDYRNPAEFAGRRVIVVGAGNSAVQIAAELAAHSEVVLASRMPVKFVPQRPLGRDVHFWFTITGFDATPLGRLVKQAPTQPVLDGGRYRTSMAAGEPPRKPMFTLLDHDSVVWLDGTRTRVDAIILATGYRPHLPYLAGIGALTDAGAPRHRHGVSTTHPGLGYLGLEWQRTPSSNSLRGVGRDAAYLVRHLQPAAARLPEQAR; from the coding sequence GTGACACACGAATACGAATACGACTCCGTGGTCATCGGCGGCGGGCAGTCCGGCCTCGCCGCCGCCCACCACCTGACCCGCCGCGGGCACCGAACCGCGATCCTGGAAGCCGCGGGTGAGGCGGCCGGGTCGTGGCCGCGCTACTACGACAGCCTCACCCTGTTCTCACCCGCCCGCTACAGCGCTCTGCCCGGGCGGCGGTTCCCTGGTGATCCAGACCGGTATCCGCACCGCGACGAGGTCATCGACTACCTGCGCTCCTACGCCGCCGGCCTGGACACCGATATCCACACCCACACCCTCGTCGAGACCGTCACCCACAACGGTAGATTCGCGGTCACCGCCGGAACCGGTGCGGTGTTCACCGCGCCGCGGGTGATCGCCGCGACCGGGTCCTTCAGATCCCCGTATCTGCCGGTCCTGCCGGGCCAGAACGAATTCGGTGGGCAGATCCTGCACGCCAGCGACTACCGCAACCCAGCCGAGTTCGCCGGGCGGCGGGTGATCGTGGTCGGCGCGGGGAACTCCGCGGTGCAGATCGCCGCCGAGCTGGCAGCCCACAGCGAGGTGGTCCTGGCCAGCCGGATGCCGGTGAAGTTCGTGCCGCAGCGCCCACTCGGGCGTGACGTGCACTTCTGGTTCACGATCACCGGGTTCGATGCCACACCACTCGGCCGGTTGGTGAAGCAGGCGCCGACCCAGCCGGTGCTCGACGGCGGCCGCTACCGCACCAGCATGGCTGCCGGAGAACCCCCGCGTAAACCGATGTTCACCCTTCTCGATCACGACAGTGTGGTGTGGCTGGACGGCACCCGCACCCGGGTGGACGCGATCATCCTCGCCACGGGCTACAGGCCGCACCTGCCGTATCTGGCCGGGATCGGCGCGCTCACCGATGCCGGTGCGCCCCGCCACCGCCACGGGGTGTCCACCACCCACCCGGGTCTGGGATACCTGGGTCTGGAGTGGCAGCGCACTCCGTCGTCGAACTCGCTGCGCGGCGTCGGCCGCGACGCGGCCTACCTCGTCCGCCATCTCCAGCCCGCTGCGGCTCGCCTCCCGGAACAAGCACGATGA
- a CDS encoding alpha/beta fold hydrolase — MTTFLGAGSDSLVRGGRVVSDDGTQITYLSRGTGPVILTVHGGLGSAVGMLPLAGHLAESYTVVAMNCRGHGTSGPPQSAPDITHEVADILAVIDAVGPIEVLFGYSYGAVLALETALTAPARIPALAVYEPPLPITYPVPDIAAVDAALAAGEYEHLILQASAAAGGFSSAELAALRADPLWWFKVTQAPTLAATLRVLAGLDPAVDRYAVITAPTTVITGTTSADYILQAADLLTAVIPELTRKALPGQGHHVDPAVLAEALTSSLPPG; from the coding sequence ATGACGACGTTCCTGGGCGCGGGCTCGGATTCGTTGGTGCGTGGTGGGCGGGTGGTCTCCGATGACGGCACCCAGATCACCTACCTGAGCCGGGGCACTGGTCCGGTGATCCTCACTGTGCATGGCGGTTTGGGCAGCGCGGTGGGCATGCTGCCGCTGGCCGGCCACCTCGCAGAGAGCTACACGGTCGTGGCCATGAACTGCCGCGGACACGGCACCTCCGGGCCCCCACAGTCGGCACCCGACATCACACACGAGGTCGCCGACATCCTCGCCGTCATCGACGCGGTCGGTCCAATCGAGGTGTTGTTCGGCTACTCCTACGGCGCAGTCCTGGCCCTGGAAACCGCACTCACCGCCCCCGCGCGCATCCCAGCACTCGCCGTCTACGAACCACCCCTGCCCATCACCTACCCGGTACCCGACATCGCCGCGGTCGACGCGGCTTTGGCGGCAGGCGAGTACGAGCACCTGATCCTGCAGGCCTCGGCCGCCGCTGGAGGGTTTTCATCGGCAGAGCTGGCCGCACTGCGAGCGGATCCATTGTGGTGGTTCAAGGTCACTCAGGCCCCGACCCTCGCTGCGACGCTGCGGGTGCTTGCCGGTCTGGACCCGGCCGTAGACCGCTACGCCGTGATCACCGCACCAACCACGGTGATCACCGGCACCACCAGCGCCGACTACATCCTGCAGGCCGCGGACCTGCTCACCGCCGTGATACCGGAACTGACGCGTAAAGCGTTGCCGGGGCAAGGCCATCACGTCGACCCCGCCGTGCTGGCCGAGGCGCTGACCTCCTCACTACCTCCCGGCTGA
- a CDS encoding arsenate reductase ArsC → MTIKPSVLFVCVHNAGRSQMAAAFLAHLARGAIEVRSAGSAPAESINPAAVAAMGEVGIDIADQSPKVLTFDAVESSDVVITMGCGDTCPVFPGVSYRDWDLPDPAGKGVEAVRPIRDEIRARVEALIAELLPAHA, encoded by the coding sequence ATGACCATTAAGCCCAGTGTGTTGTTCGTCTGCGTCCACAACGCCGGCCGCTCCCAGATGGCCGCGGCATTCCTGGCCCACCTCGCCCGAGGCGCGATCGAAGTTCGCTCCGCCGGCAGCGCTCCGGCCGAATCGATCAATCCGGCAGCGGTGGCGGCGATGGGTGAGGTCGGGATCGATATCGCCGACCAGTCGCCGAAGGTGCTGACGTTCGACGCCGTGGAGTCCTCGGATGTGGTCATCACCATGGGATGCGGCGACACCTGCCCGGTGTTCCCCGGTGTCAGCTACCGCGACTGGGACCTCCCGGACCCGGCCGGCAAGGGTGTCGAGGCCGTGCGCCCGATCCGTGACGAGATCCGGGCCCGGGTCGAGGCGCTTATCGCCGAGCTGCTGCCCGCCCACGCCTGA
- a CDS encoding arsenate-mycothiol transferase ArsC, producing MSTPTVLLVCVRNSGKSQMAAALMRQAAGERIEVHSAGTDPGAALNPLSLQVLDEVGAPTAGEVPKPIDAALLARTDLVVVLGREARPHVPGGVRVQHWDTVEPSEWGVEGIERMRLIRDDITARVQALLAELDIPLLERLSPYDH from the coding sequence ATGAGCACGCCGACGGTGCTGCTCGTGTGCGTGCGCAACAGCGGCAAGTCGCAGATGGCGGCCGCGTTGATGCGCCAGGCCGCCGGCGAGCGCATCGAGGTGCATTCGGCCGGCACCGACCCGGGTGCGGCGCTGAATCCGCTGTCGCTGCAGGTGCTCGACGAAGTCGGCGCCCCCACCGCGGGTGAGGTGCCCAAGCCGATCGATGCTGCGCTGCTCGCACGCACCGATCTGGTTGTCGTGCTGGGGCGTGAAGCCCGACCCCACGTTCCCGGGGGAGTGCGGGTGCAGCACTGGGACACCGTGGAGCCTTCGGAGTGGGGTGTCGAGGGCATCGAGCGCATGCGCCTGATCCGCGACGACATCACCGCCCGTGTCCAAGCCCTGCTCGCCGAACTCGACATCCCTCTGCTTGAAAGGCTGTCCCCGTATGACCATTAA